Proteins from one Embleya scabrispora genomic window:
- a CDS encoding peptidoglycan recognition protein family protein: MFTRIVLSIVALAVPTVLAGPPAQADAGPSTPGTTITLPLTGIEQESDLAAPREGRTGVLTAQRDTAAFSLLGVTWADPDPAAGTRVAVHVRTRTGGVWSPWHALHASGDGIGPDEGRVRGGTEPFWAGRSDGVQIRVGVLAGALPADLRAELVDPGESIVDRMPPRRTKPDRVDGRVKGRAERPAIVARRDWGADESLRDTKFKYTGTVRAAFVHHTADGNDFPCSDSAKVLRSIYRYHVQTNGWADVGYNFLVDQCGTVFEGRAGGVDKPVLGAHTLGFNTDSMGVAAMGTYTSAEPPGPMLIALSGLIAWKLGLDDRDPAGRVTLTSSDSGSRYPKGSTHSFDVISGHRDAFNTECPGQALYEQLPAIRKDVAVRLG, translated from the coding sequence GTGTTCACCAGAATCGTGTTGTCGATCGTCGCCCTCGCCGTGCCGACCGTGCTCGCCGGACCTCCCGCGCAGGCCGACGCGGGGCCGAGCACCCCCGGTACCACGATCACCCTCCCGCTGACCGGGATCGAACAGGAGTCCGACCTCGCCGCGCCCCGCGAGGGCCGGACCGGGGTGCTGACCGCCCAACGCGACACCGCGGCCTTCTCGTTGCTCGGCGTCACCTGGGCCGACCCCGACCCGGCCGCCGGCACGCGCGTGGCCGTCCACGTACGCACCCGCACCGGCGGGGTGTGGAGCCCCTGGCACGCCCTGCACGCGAGCGGCGACGGGATCGGGCCGGACGAGGGCCGCGTCCGCGGCGGCACCGAGCCGTTCTGGGCCGGTCGTTCCGACGGCGTGCAGATCCGCGTGGGCGTGCTCGCCGGGGCACTGCCGGCCGACCTGCGGGCCGAACTCGTCGATCCCGGCGAGTCGATCGTCGACCGCATGCCGCCGCGTCGGACCAAGCCCGACCGGGTCGACGGCCGGGTCAAGGGGCGCGCCGAGCGGCCCGCGATCGTGGCCCGTCGCGACTGGGGCGCGGACGAGTCGCTGCGGGACACGAAGTTCAAGTACACCGGCACCGTGCGCGCCGCGTTCGTGCACCACACCGCCGACGGCAACGACTTCCCGTGCAGCGACTCGGCCAAGGTGCTCCGCTCGATCTACCGCTACCACGTGCAGACCAACGGCTGGGCCGACGTGGGCTACAACTTCCTGGTCGACCAGTGCGGCACCGTCTTCGAGGGCCGCGCCGGCGGGGTCGACAAACCGGTGCTCGGCGCGCATACGCTCGGCTTCAACACGGACAGCATGGGTGTGGCCGCGATGGGCACCTACACCAGCGCCGAGCCGCCCGGGCCGATGCTGATCGCCCTGTCCGGCCTGATCGCCTGGAAGCTCGGCCTGGACGACCGCGACCCGGCCGGCCGGGTCACGCTGACCTCCTCCGACAGCGGCAGCCGCTATCCGAAGGGCTCGACCCACTCCTTCGACGTGATCTCCGGCCACCGGGACGCGTTCAACACCGAGTGCCCCGGCCAGGCGCTCTACGAGCAACTGCCCGCGATCCGCAAGGACGTGGCCGTGCGGCTGGGCTGA
- a CDS encoding TIGR03089 family protein — protein MPSTPVDQLRSALAADSARPFTTFYDDATGERVELSVATFDNWVAKTANLLRDDLAVEPGARVSLLLPAHWQTQVWLLAAWSLGLVVTFDGDPADADVVVSGPDTLDRAANCPGERVALALRPMGGRFPEPPAGFLDYAAEVAGHGDRFVPDGSARADAPALIEAGREYTAGDLAASGEAAAREWNLGPGDRLLTSSSFARTGGLRAGLLAPLAACVPVVVCRHLDESLLDRRIEAERVTRAVTRSAD, from the coding sequence ATGCCCAGCACTCCGGTCGATCAGTTGCGCTCAGCGCTCGCCGCCGACTCCGCGCGGCCCTTCACCACCTTCTACGACGACGCCACCGGCGAGCGGGTCGAGCTCTCCGTCGCGACGTTCGACAACTGGGTCGCCAAGACCGCGAATCTGCTGCGCGACGACCTCGCGGTCGAGCCCGGCGCCCGGGTGTCGTTGCTGCTGCCCGCGCACTGGCAGACCCAGGTGTGGCTGCTCGCCGCGTGGTCGCTCGGCCTGGTGGTGACCTTCGACGGCGATCCGGCCGACGCCGACGTGGTGGTGTCCGGCCCCGACACGCTCGACCGGGCGGCGAATTGCCCCGGCGAGCGGGTCGCCCTGGCGTTGCGGCCGATGGGCGGGCGCTTCCCCGAGCCGCCGGCCGGCTTCCTGGACTACGCGGCGGAAGTGGCCGGACACGGCGACAGGTTCGTGCCCGACGGCTCGGCGCGCGCCGACGCGCCGGCGCTGATCGAGGCCGGCCGCGAGTACACCGCCGGCGACCTGGCCGCGTCGGGCGAGGCCGCCGCGCGGGAGTGGAACCTCGGCCCCGGCGATCGGCTGCTCACCTCTTCGAGCTTCGCCCGAACGGGTGGATTGCGAGCGGGCCTGCTCGCGCCCCTGGCCGCGTGCGTACCGGTCGTCGTATGCCGTCACCTGGACGAATCCCTGCTGGATCGGCGCATCGAGGCGGAGCGCGTCACGCGCGCCGTCACCCGTTCCGCCGACTAG
- a CDS encoding glycosyltransferase family protein, translating into MRVMAFGTYDTTVHPRVGILVEGLRRHGIEVVTCNVPLGHMDAGPMVPPPSAHPGIPRQRIRHARCIAELVAKARRAPRPDVVIVGYQGRLDIQIARRLFPGVPLVLDHLESVDDVADRLGHAAQAELRKVDRIEQAAIAAARLVLVDTEEHRRVLAPPQRDRAVVVPIGAAPVWFDAGRAADRRVPAPEGPFGDAPAEPGAHSRPESAERAGEAAADFEPDFRPGEDLRVISVGLYSPVQGAPVIGAALSRLDGYPITVTMIGRGLQAQRTKDLVGPNAPRVTWRTWVPEAELPRLVAAHDVCLGVFGTGAKALRLVPNKVFQGAAAGCAVLTSDTAPQRRLLGPAGLFVPAGDSDALADVLRRLAQHPPEVARLRAAAVALARERFVPEAVVEPLVERLREIVDKGVR; encoded by the coding sequence GACACGACCGTCCACCCCCGGGTGGGAATCCTCGTCGAGGGCTTGCGGCGGCACGGCATCGAGGTGGTGACCTGCAACGTTCCGCTCGGTCACATGGACGCGGGCCCGATGGTCCCGCCGCCGTCGGCGCATCCCGGGATCCCCCGCCAGCGAATACGGCACGCGCGGTGCATCGCGGAGCTGGTGGCCAAGGCGCGGCGCGCGCCGCGGCCGGACGTGGTGATCGTCGGCTATCAGGGTCGGCTCGACATCCAGATCGCGCGGCGGTTGTTCCCGGGGGTGCCGCTGGTGCTGGACCACCTGGAGAGCGTGGACGACGTGGCCGATCGGCTGGGCCACGCCGCCCAGGCCGAACTGCGCAAGGTGGACCGGATCGAGCAGGCGGCGATCGCCGCGGCGCGACTGGTCCTGGTGGACACCGAGGAGCACCGCCGGGTGCTCGCCCCGCCGCAGCGGGATCGGGCCGTGGTGGTGCCGATCGGGGCCGCGCCGGTGTGGTTCGACGCGGGGCGGGCGGCGGACCGGCGCGTGCCCGCGCCCGAGGGCCCGTTCGGCGACGCGCCGGCCGAGCCGGGGGCCCACTCGCGGCCGGAGTCGGCCGAGCGGGCGGGCGAAGCCGCGGCCGACTTCGAGCCGGACTTCCGGCCGGGCGAGGACCTGCGGGTGATCTCGGTCGGACTGTACTCGCCGGTGCAGGGCGCGCCGGTGATCGGCGCCGCGCTCAGTCGGCTGGACGGCTATCCGATCACCGTGACCATGATCGGTCGCGGCCTCCAGGCCCAGCGCACGAAGGACCTGGTCGGGCCGAACGCGCCCCGGGTGACCTGGCGGACCTGGGTGCCGGAGGCCGAACTGCCGCGCCTGGTCGCCGCGCACGACGTGTGCCTGGGGGTGTTCGGCACCGGCGCCAAGGCGTTGCGGCTGGTGCCGAACAAGGTCTTCCAGGGCGCCGCGGCGGGGTGCGCGGTGCTCACCTCGGACACCGCGCCGCAGCGCCGACTGCTCGGCCCGGCCGGGTTGTTCGTCCCGGCGGGCGACTCCGACGCGCTGGCCGACGTGCTGCGCCGGCTGGCCCAGCATCCGCCGGAGGTGGCCCGACTGCGTGCGGCGGCGGTGGCGTTGGCGCGGGAGCGGTTCGTCCCCGAGGCGGTGGTCGAGCCGCTGGTGGAGCGCCTGCGGGAGATCGTCGACAAGGGCGTACGGTAG